The following coding sequences are from one Arthrobacter sp. PvP023 window:
- a CDS encoding DHA2 family efflux MFS transporter permease subunit, whose product MENVARPWPALWSLVIGFFMILIDTTIVSVANPRIMEGLNADINSVIWVTSAYLLAYAVPLLITGRLGDRFGPKRLYLTGLVVFTLASLWCGLSGDVQTLILARVVQGFGAAIMTPQTMAVITRIFPPDRRGAAMGIWGATAGVATLVGPILGGVLVDGLGWEWIFFINVPVGLIGFILALRFVPSLSTHPHKFDIPGVLLSAVGLFLLVFGIQEGETYNWGTITGPITVWSLIIAGLVVLVGFVLWQRFNKGEPLLPLSLFKDRNFSLANIGITTVGFTVTAFSLPLIFYYQVVRGLTPTQSALMMVPMALISGGLAPVVGRIIDRVNPRYITAAGLVLMSVALFWNSSLMHPDTPIWLFLLPSAVLGFANAGIWAPLSSTATRNLPPRQAGAGSGVYNTTRQIGAVLGSAAIAVLIQSRLAAELPAAPDGSGGASPMAFGGTLPEALHEGFSTAMGQSILLPAAVILLGAAVALFFAKPKPVHNWGGSGAPASAEGATATEAESAQTKSA is encoded by the coding sequence ATGGAAAACGTAGCTAGGCCGTGGCCGGCCCTATGGTCCCTGGTGATCGGCTTCTTCATGATCCTGATCGACACCACCATCGTCTCGGTGGCCAACCCCCGGATCATGGAAGGCCTGAACGCGGATATCAATTCCGTCATCTGGGTGACCAGCGCCTACCTGCTGGCGTACGCCGTGCCGCTGCTGATCACCGGCCGGCTGGGCGACCGGTTCGGGCCCAAGAGGCTCTACCTCACGGGCCTGGTGGTGTTCACCCTGGCGTCCCTGTGGTGCGGGTTGTCAGGTGACGTCCAGACGCTTATTCTGGCCCGCGTGGTCCAGGGCTTTGGCGCCGCAATCATGACGCCCCAGACCATGGCGGTGATCACCCGGATCTTCCCGCCGGACAGGCGCGGTGCCGCCATGGGGATCTGGGGTGCCACAGCGGGGGTCGCCACGCTGGTGGGGCCGATCCTGGGCGGCGTGCTGGTGGACGGCCTCGGCTGGGAATGGATCTTCTTCATCAACGTGCCTGTGGGCCTTATCGGCTTCATCCTGGCCCTGCGCTTTGTCCCCTCCCTGAGCACCCACCCGCACAAGTTCGACATCCCCGGCGTGCTGCTCAGCGCCGTCGGGCTCTTCCTGCTGGTGTTCGGCATCCAGGAAGGCGAGACGTACAACTGGGGCACCATCACAGGGCCCATCACCGTCTGGAGCCTGATCATCGCCGGCCTTGTGGTCCTGGTGGGCTTCGTGCTGTGGCAGCGGTTCAACAAGGGCGAGCCGCTTCTCCCGCTTTCACTGTTCAAGGACCGCAACTTCTCTCTGGCCAACATCGGTATCACCACGGTGGGCTTCACGGTGACGGCGTTCAGCCTCCCGCTGATTTTCTACTACCAGGTGGTCCGTGGCCTGACACCTACGCAGTCTGCGCTGATGATGGTCCCGATGGCGTTGATCTCGGGTGGGCTGGCGCCGGTTGTGGGGCGGATTATTGACCGGGTCAACCCGAGGTACATCACCGCGGCCGGTCTGGTCCTGATGTCGGTGGCGCTGTTCTGGAATTCCTCCCTCATGCACCCGGACACACCCATCTGGCTGTTCCTGCTGCCCAGTGCAGTGCTGGGGTTCGCAAACGCGGGCATCTGGGCGCCGCTGAGCTCCACAGCCACCCGGAACCTGCCGCCGCGCCAGGCTGGCGCCGGCTCGGGCGTCTACAACACCACCCGACAGATCGGTGCGGTGCTGGGCAGCGCCGCCATAGCGGTATTGATCCAGTCGCGCCTCGCGGCGGAGCTTCCGGCGGCACCTGACGGTTCCGGCGGGGCCAGCCCCATGGCGTTCGGCGGCACACTGCCGGAGGCACTGCATGAAGGGTTCTCGACGGCGATGGGCCAGTCCATCCTGCTGCCGGCGGCGGTGATCCTGCTTGGCGCGGCCGTGGCGCTGTTCTTCGCCAAACCGAAGCCGGTTCACAACTGGGGTGGGTCCGGTGCCCCCGCGTCAGCGGAAGGCGCAACGGCAACCGAAGCCGAATCAGCGCAGACCAAGTCCGCCTAA
- a CDS encoding GNAT family N-acetyltransferase produces the protein MTLDPGSADIIQLAWARHLGLDDGAFAAARKLDADAAVSGAGPLAAGARITRADESRKSVDFVRLFGASALVGPQWVIDAAEDIPDEDLAQHVTLLTITRQHGGHGQGAAALFFADDLPLRQPAEELTVSHGNPEAIELEGLCPPDDVNEVGLSDLEHRFTILRDDNGRKVPVACGAYSEWEGILAQMGVLVDPDWRRRGLGSLAASIAAHEALAAGLTLQWRSDVSNKGALAIARSLGFSTGGIHTSVLLG, from the coding sequence ATGACTCTCGACCCCGGTTCCGCAGACATCATCCAGCTGGCATGGGCCCGCCATTTGGGCCTCGATGACGGAGCCTTTGCCGCGGCCCGGAAGCTCGACGCCGATGCGGCGGTTTCCGGGGCAGGCCCGCTGGCAGCAGGCGCACGTATCACGCGGGCGGACGAGTCCCGGAAATCAGTGGACTTTGTGCGGTTGTTCGGCGCTTCGGCCCTGGTGGGACCCCAGTGGGTCATCGACGCCGCAGAGGATATCCCGGACGAGGACCTCGCCCAGCACGTGACGCTCCTGACCATCACGCGGCAGCATGGCGGCCACGGCCAGGGGGCAGCCGCCCTCTTCTTCGCCGACGATCTCCCCCTGCGCCAGCCGGCCGAGGAGCTGACCGTCTCGCACGGGAACCCCGAAGCCATTGAACTGGAAGGCCTGTGTCCGCCGGACGACGTCAACGAGGTGGGATTGTCCGATCTCGAACATCGCTTCACCATCCTGCGCGATGACAACGGCCGCAAGGTCCCGGTTGCCTGTGGCGCCTACTCCGAGTGGGAGGGCATCCTGGCCCAGATGGGGGTCCTTGTGGATCCCGACTGGCGTCGCCGGGGGCTCGGCTCCCTGGCAGCCTCCATTGCCGCCCATGAAGCCCTGGCGGCGGGGCTCACCCTGCAGTGGCGCTCGGACGTCAGCAACAAGGGCGCACTGGCAATAGCGCGCAGCCTCGGGTTCTCGACCGGCGGCATCCACACCAGCGTGCTGCTGGGCTGA
- a CDS encoding 6-phosphofructokinase has product MKIGILTSGGDCPGLNAVIRGAVLKGIAIHGHEFVGFLDGWRGVVEGDVIDIPRTMVRGIAKQGGTILGTSRTNPFENGGGPDVIKAHMDRLGIDAIIAIGGEGTLAAAKRLTDAGLKIVGVPKTVDNDLDATDYTFGFDTAVQIATEAIDRLRTTGESHHRCMIAEVMGRHVGWIALHAGMASGAHAILIPEQKASMDQITEWVEEAHARGRAPLVVVAEGFVPEGQETPHSERGLDTFGRPRLGGIAEMLAPELEARTGIETRATVLGHIQRGGVPSAFDRVLATRLGMAAIDSVVDQRWGTMVSLHGTDIVHVGFDAALGNLKRVPQHRYDEAAVLFG; this is encoded by the coding sequence ATGAAAATTGGAATTCTCACCAGCGGTGGCGACTGCCCCGGACTGAACGCCGTGATCCGCGGTGCCGTCCTCAAAGGGATCGCCATCCACGGCCACGAATTCGTAGGATTCCTCGACGGCTGGCGCGGCGTCGTCGAAGGCGACGTCATCGACATTCCCCGCACCATGGTCCGCGGCATCGCGAAGCAGGGCGGTACCATCCTCGGCACGTCCCGGACCAACCCGTTCGAAAACGGCGGCGGCCCCGACGTCATCAAGGCCCACATGGACCGGCTCGGCATCGATGCGATCATCGCCATTGGCGGCGAAGGTACGCTGGCCGCAGCCAAGCGGCTGACCGACGCCGGCCTGAAGATCGTCGGCGTTCCCAAGACCGTGGACAACGACCTTGACGCGACGGACTACACCTTCGGCTTCGATACCGCCGTCCAGATCGCAACCGAGGCCATCGACCGCCTCCGCACCACCGGTGAATCGCACCACCGCTGCATGATCGCCGAAGTCATGGGCCGCCACGTGGGCTGGATTGCCCTGCACGCGGGCATGGCATCGGGCGCCCACGCCATTCTCATTCCGGAGCAGAAGGCCTCCATGGACCAGATCACCGAGTGGGTGGAGGAAGCCCACGCGCGTGGCCGCGCGCCCCTGGTGGTTGTGGCCGAGGGCTTCGTTCCGGAAGGCCAGGAAACGCCGCATTCCGAGCGCGGACTGGACACCTTCGGTCGTCCGCGGCTGGGCGGCATCGCCGAAATGCTGGCTCCCGAGCTTGAGGCACGCACCGGTATTGAGACCCGCGCCACCGTCCTGGGTCACATCCAGCGCGGTGGCGTCCCCTCCGCATTCGACCGTGTCCTGGCCACGCGCCTGGGCATGGCCGCCATCGACTCGGTGGTGGACCAGCGCTGGGGCACCATGGTGTCGCTGCACGGCACGGACATTGTCCACGTTGGCTTCGATGCCGCCCTGGGCAATCTCAAGCGCGTTCCGCAGCACCGCTACGACGAGGCCGCAGTCCTCTTCGGCTAG
- a CDS encoding PspC domain-containing protein, with amino-acid sequence MDKFFSIVRGLGLKRGPQRWLGGVCGGIAAKLNVDVAFVRIAFLLLSLLPGPAFVFYVAAWLILPDQRNAIILQSFLDKRSINGS; translated from the coding sequence ATGGATAAGTTCTTCAGCATCGTCAGGGGCCTCGGCCTGAAACGCGGACCGCAGCGGTGGCTGGGCGGCGTGTGCGGAGGCATCGCCGCAAAGCTCAACGTGGACGTCGCCTTCGTGCGGATCGCGTTCCTGCTCCTCAGCCTCCTGCCCGGGCCGGCCTTCGTGTTCTACGTGGCAGCGTGGCTCATTCTCCCGGACCAGCGGAACGCCATCATCCTGCAGTCGTTCCTGGATAAACGATCAATTAACGGATCCTGA
- a CDS encoding PspC domain-containing protein: MNSHNAHPDEDPLPSGRPDSGSATSAEGGSDGGAPVRDGTGSGFGSEPVSGSGSGPDSDSAQGSFPDGPPPLYPTAGFPGTQYPGGQLPPSPPADAPYAYPQSQPQNFFNWVRSHGIQRGRDRWIGGVASGIAHRLGVDPLIVRGVFIVLSIFAGIGVLLYGIAWALLPEPDGRIHVQEAGAGRWSTGMTGALITTVIGFPSLGSGFWGWERNGFGGFFWTVFWIAGAIYLIYYLSQRDKATTGAPIMTTPSDTGAATGGTAFAATSPAGTSSPATGTPYEPGAYAGGPYTGGPSASGPYDGGAPGSGGYGAIPPYGGGAPGSGGYGAIPPYGGGYGGPSAPAPKAPNLGPGAPAVAVTAGLALLVGGGIKALEALNITNLGDATNAVVWASGAAVLGLGILVAGLRGRTSGILGFFAVVALIIGGIFNVVPNGDRFRFQDANWNPASIEQAREGFDITGGSGTADLTRLNITPPLGTDVVIPMDVTASNLTVIIPDTVPVEIRADMTLGNLNEGSQNHGGMTTKQSNYNTDKPGAALILEIDGTMSNITIQEGK, translated from the coding sequence ATGAACTCGCACAATGCACACCCAGATGAAGATCCGCTGCCGTCCGGCCGTCCCGATTCCGGTTCCGCCACGTCAGCTGAAGGCGGTTCCGACGGCGGCGCCCCCGTCCGGGACGGGACCGGCTCCGGTTTCGGTTCCGAGCCGGTCTCCGGGTCAGGTTCCGGCCCGGACTCGGACTCCGCGCAGGGCAGCTTCCCCGACGGCCCGCCACCGCTCTATCCCACGGCCGGGTTTCCCGGCACCCAGTACCCGGGCGGCCAGCTCCCCCCTTCCCCGCCGGCGGACGCCCCCTACGCTTACCCCCAGTCCCAGCCCCAGAACTTCTTCAACTGGGTCCGGAGCCACGGCATTCAGCGCGGACGGGACCGCTGGATTGGCGGTGTGGCCAGCGGCATCGCACACCGGCTGGGCGTCGATCCGCTGATCGTGCGCGGCGTCTTCATTGTCCTGTCGATTTTCGCCGGAATCGGAGTATTGCTCTACGGCATCGCCTGGGCCCTGCTGCCGGAGCCCGATGGCCGCATCCATGTGCAGGAAGCCGGCGCCGGACGCTGGTCCACCGGCATGACAGGGGCACTCATCACCACGGTGATCGGCTTCCCCAGCCTGGGCAGCGGGTTCTGGGGCTGGGAACGGAACGGATTCGGCGGCTTCTTCTGGACAGTCTTCTGGATAGCCGGCGCCATCTATCTCATCTACTACCTCTCGCAACGCGATAAGGCCACCACCGGAGCGCCCATCATGACCACCCCATCAGACACCGGCGCGGCCACCGGCGGAACCGCCTTTGCAGCCACGTCGCCCGCCGGTACCTCCTCCCCTGCAACGGGCACGCCCTACGAACCGGGTGCCTACGCCGGCGGCCCGTACACCGGCGGGCCCTCTGCCAGCGGTCCGTACGACGGCGGCGCTCCCGGCTCGGGCGGCTACGGCGCCATCCCGCCATACGGCGGCGGCGCTCCCGGCTCGGGCGGCTACGGCGCCATCCCGCCGTACGGCGGCGGGTACGGCGGCCCGTCCGCTCCCGCGCCCAAGGCACCGAACCTTGGCCCGGGTGCCCCTGCCGTGGCGGTAACAGCAGGTCTTGCCCTGCTGGTGGGCGGAGGCATCAAAGCCCTCGAAGCCCTCAACATCACCAACCTCGGTGACGCCACCAACGCCGTGGTGTGGGCCAGCGGCGCCGCCGTGCTGGGCCTCGGCATCCTGGTCGCAGGACTCAGGGGCAGGACCTCCGGCATCCTTGGATTCTTCGCCGTCGTGGCCCTCATCATTGGCGGGATATTCAACGTGGTGCCCAACGGAGACCGCTTCCGCTTCCAGGACGCCAACTGGAACCCGGCCAGTATCGAACAGGCGCGGGAAGGCTTCGACATCACCGGGGGCAGCGGAACAGCCGACCTGACCCGGCTGAACATCACCCCGCCGCTGGGCACCGACGTCGTCATTCCCATGGATGTCACTGCAAGCAACCTGACCGTCATCATTCCGGACACCGTTCCCGTGGAAATCCGCGCGGACATGACCCTGGGCAACCTTAATGAAGGCTCGCAGAACCACGGGGGCATGACCACCAAGCAGAGCAATTACAACACTGACAAGCCGGGCGCCGCGCTCATCCTCGAAATCGACGGCACCATGAGCAACATCACCATCCAGGAAGGAAAGTGA
- a CDS encoding ATP-binding protein, protein MTTAFTRPPLVRSSDRVIAGVCAGLAAHLGWPVRMVRIGMAVAALAGGAGLAFYAWLWIMVPTADENAKRNARRPASPIAPAVSAPGQLPVPPDFASGPFPAAAAFPATAALPDTPDQGLASGAGQGSRAGAAAGTSQGAAGAAAGGPAATAPWFRIRSMPYGKEVLLGAGLLLAGGILIARMLGVDVPLGTLIPAAAILGGAAIAWIQLDETRRAGLLDKTKADQAGGWARLAAGLALVVAGVLVMVSGSGSWEQTWLALLASVAVLGGVALVLLPWGLKFWRDLETERAGRVRATERAEIAAHLHDSVLQTLALIQRRAGNENDVVRLARAQERELRGWLYRDPGKEAGQLSERIRAAAAEVEDSLGHAVDVVSVGDTVMTPRHEALVQASREAMVNASRHGGGAVSVYLEVADGGAEVYVKDRGPGFDPQSVPEDRMGVRESIVGRMNRHGGTAVISSSSDGTEVRLRLPSDAADNGEGKS, encoded by the coding sequence ATGACAACGGCCTTTACCCGACCTCCCCTGGTCCGCAGCAGCGACCGCGTTATTGCAGGCGTCTGCGCGGGCCTGGCCGCCCACCTGGGCTGGCCGGTGCGGATGGTCCGGATCGGCATGGCGGTGGCGGCGCTCGCCGGCGGGGCGGGGCTGGCGTTCTATGCATGGCTCTGGATCATGGTTCCTACTGCGGACGAGAACGCGAAGCGGAACGCGCGGCGCCCGGCGTCGCCCATTGCGCCTGCCGTGAGCGCACCGGGGCAGCTGCCGGTACCGCCGGACTTTGCCTCCGGCCCGTTCCCTGCCGCAGCAGCCTTCCCGGCCACGGCCGCCCTGCCCGATACGCCGGATCAGGGCTTAGCCTCCGGAGCGGGCCAGGGGTCCAGGGCTGGGGCCGCAGCCGGTACCAGCCAGGGGGCCGCCGGTGCGGCCGCCGGTGGGCCCGCGGCCACCGCTCCGTGGTTCCGCATCCGGAGCATGCCGTACGGCAAGGAAGTGCTCCTGGGCGCTGGTCTGCTGCTGGCGGGCGGAATCCTGATCGCGCGCATGCTGGGTGTGGACGTTCCGCTTGGGACGCTCATCCCGGCCGCGGCGATCCTTGGCGGGGCAGCCATCGCCTGGATCCAACTGGACGAAACCCGCCGTGCCGGACTGCTCGACAAGACCAAGGCAGACCAGGCCGGCGGTTGGGCCAGGCTTGCCGCCGGGCTGGCCCTGGTAGTGGCGGGCGTCCTGGTGATGGTGTCCGGCTCCGGCTCCTGGGAACAGACCTGGCTGGCGCTGCTGGCTTCCGTGGCGGTCCTTGGCGGGGTGGCACTGGTGCTGCTTCCGTGGGGCTTGAAGTTCTGGCGGGATCTTGAAACCGAGCGCGCAGGCCGCGTCCGGGCAACGGAGCGCGCGGAGATTGCCGCCCACCTGCACGATTCCGTGCTGCAGACGCTCGCGTTGATCCAGCGGCGGGCGGGCAACGAGAACGACGTCGTGCGGCTGGCCCGCGCGCAGGAACGCGAGTTGCGGGGGTGGCTGTACCGTGATCCAGGCAAGGAGGCGGGGCAGTTGTCGGAGCGCATCAGGGCCGCCGCCGCGGAGGTTGAGGATTCCCTGGGCCATGCCGTGGACGTGGTCAGCGTGGGAGATACCGTCATGACCCCGAGGCATGAGGCCCTGGTCCAGGCCAGCCGCGAGGCCATGGTGAATGCGTCGCGCCACGGCGGCGGCGCGGTATCCGTGTATCTTGAGGTGGCCGACGGCGGCGCGGAAGTTTACGTGAAGGACCGTGGTCCCGGTTTTGACCCGCAGTCGGTTCCGGAGGACCGCATGGGGGTCCGGGAATCGATTGTCGGGCGGATGAACCGGCACGGCGGGACCGCGGTCATCAGCAGCAGCTCGGACGGCACGGAGGTAAGGCTCAGGCTGCCTTCCGACGCCGCGGACAACGGAGAGGGAAAATCGTGA
- a CDS encoding response regulator transcription factor, with protein MNNVVPGSAEAGATPAIRVVIVDDHAIFRSGLKADLDARVTVVGEAGTVEQAIAVIAQTRPEVVLLDVHLPGGLGGGGREVIAGSTALLGTTRFLALSVSDAAEDVVSVIRAGARGYVTKSISGTEITDAVLRVAGGDAVFSPRLAGFVLDAFGTAPADIADDELDRLSARELEVMRLIARGYSYKEVAKELFISIKTVETHVSAVLRKLQLSSRHELTKWAAERRLL; from the coding sequence GTGAACAACGTCGTACCTGGGAGTGCCGAAGCGGGTGCCACCCCGGCGATCCGGGTGGTCATCGTGGACGATCACGCCATTTTCCGGTCGGGGCTCAAAGCGGACCTGGACGCCCGGGTCACCGTGGTGGGCGAGGCCGGAACGGTTGAACAGGCCATCGCGGTGATCGCGCAGACCCGGCCTGAGGTGGTCCTGCTGGACGTGCACCTGCCGGGCGGGCTGGGCGGCGGGGGCCGCGAGGTGATCGCCGGTTCAACCGCGCTGCTGGGCACCACCCGGTTCCTGGCACTGAGCGTCTCGGACGCCGCTGAAGATGTCGTTTCAGTCATCCGCGCCGGTGCCCGCGGATACGTGACCAAGAGCATCTCCGGCACGGAAATCACCGACGCCGTACTCCGCGTGGCCGGCGGTGACGCCGTCTTTTCGCCCCGCCTGGCGGGTTTCGTGCTGGATGCGTTCGGCACGGCGCCCGCGGATATCGCCGACGACGAACTGGACCGCCTCTCCGCCCGTGAGCTGGAGGTCATGCGGCTGATCGCGAGGGGCTACAGCTACAAGGAAGTGGCCAAGGAGCTGTTCATTTCGATCAAGACCGTGGAAACCCACGTCTCCGCCGTGCTGCGGAAACTGCAGCTCTCCAGTCGCCACGAACTGACCAAATGGGCGGCCGAACGCCGCCTCCTCTAG
- a CDS encoding pyridoxal phosphate-dependent aminotransferase, with translation MPAARVSQRISAIAESATLAVDAKAKALKAAGRPVIGFGAGEPDFPTPGYIVQAAIEAAGQPKYHRYSPAGGLPELKQAIADKTFRDSGYKAQASQVLVTNGGKQAVYNTFATLVDPGDEIIVPTPFWTTYPEAIRLAGGVPVEVFAGPEQDYLVTVEQLEAALTERTKILLFVSPSNPTGSVYSPEQVREIGLWAASKGLWVVTDEIYEHLTYDGVPFTSIATAVPELGDKVVILNGVAKTYAMTGWRVGWMIGPADVIKAATNLQSHATSNVSNIMQIAALAAVSGPLTAVDEMKVAFDRRRKAIVAGLNAIDGVECPTPKGAFYVYADVRGLLGKEFETANGTVRPQTSAELAALILDEVEVAVVPGEAFGPSGYLRLSYALGDDDLATGVARLQGFLGKAK, from the coding sequence ATGCCTGCCGCCCGCGTTTCCCAACGCATTTCCGCTATTGCCGAATCCGCCACCCTGGCCGTTGATGCCAAGGCCAAGGCACTCAAGGCAGCCGGACGGCCGGTCATCGGCTTCGGCGCCGGGGAACCCGATTTCCCGACCCCCGGCTACATTGTGCAGGCCGCCATTGAGGCCGCCGGCCAGCCGAAGTACCACCGCTACTCCCCCGCCGGAGGGCTGCCGGAACTCAAGCAGGCCATTGCGGACAAGACGTTCCGGGACTCCGGCTACAAAGCCCAGGCGTCACAGGTCCTGGTCACCAACGGCGGCAAGCAGGCCGTTTACAACACCTTCGCCACGCTGGTTGATCCGGGCGATGAGATCATTGTTCCCACGCCGTTCTGGACCACCTACCCGGAAGCCATCCGGCTGGCCGGCGGTGTGCCGGTGGAGGTCTTCGCCGGCCCGGAACAGGACTACCTGGTCACCGTGGAGCAGCTGGAAGCGGCCCTGACCGAGCGCACCAAGATCCTGCTGTTCGTCTCGCCGTCCAACCCCACCGGTTCCGTGTACTCGCCGGAGCAGGTCCGCGAGATCGGTCTCTGGGCAGCTTCCAAGGGACTCTGGGTGGTCACCGACGAAATCTACGAACACCTCACCTATGACGGCGTTCCCTTCACGTCCATTGCCACAGCGGTTCCCGAACTGGGCGACAAGGTGGTCATCCTCAACGGCGTCGCCAAGACCTATGCCATGACCGGCTGGCGGGTGGGCTGGATGATCGGTCCGGCAGACGTCATCAAGGCGGCCACCAACCTGCAGTCCCACGCCACGTCCAACGTCTCCAACATCATGCAGATCGCGGCCCTCGCCGCCGTCTCCGGCCCGCTCACCGCGGTGGACGAGATGAAGGTGGCCTTCGACCGCCGCCGGAAGGCGATTGTCGCCGGCCTGAACGCCATCGACGGGGTGGAATGCCCGACGCCGAAGGGCGCCTTCTACGTCTACGCGGACGTCCGCGGCCTGCTGGGCAAGGAATTCGAGACGGCGAACGGCACCGTGCGCCCGCAGACTTCAGCCGAGCTCGCTGCGCTCATCCTGGATGAGGTTGAGGTTGCGGTTGTGCCGGGCGAGGCATTCGGCCCTTCAGGCTACCTGCGGCTCTCCTACGCCCTTGGCGACGACGACCTCGCCACCGGAGTGGCGCGCCTCCAGGGCTTCCTCGGCAAGGCCAAGTAG
- the secE gene encoding preprotein translocase subunit SecE gives MSEDQVTETAASSSKGRPAKNAAKSGFFARIALFIRQVIGELKKVVAPTRKELINYTLVVLVFVIIMMLIVTVLDLAFGTGVSWVFGGTGPTDR, from the coding sequence ATGAGTGAGGACCAGGTGACCGAAACGGCTGCAAGCAGCTCCAAGGGCCGCCCCGCCAAGAACGCCGCCAAGTCCGGCTTCTTCGCTCGCATCGCACTCTTCATCCGCCAGGTCATCGGCGAACTGAAGAAGGTCGTAGCACCCACCCGCAAGGAACTGATCAACTACACGCTCGTGGTGCTGGTGTTCGTGATCATCATGATGCTCATTGTTACCGTCCTGGACTTGGCTTTCGGGACCGGAGTGAGCTGGGTCTTCGGCGGCACAGGCCCCACGGACCGCTAA
- the nusG gene encoding transcription termination/antitermination protein NusG has translation MSEQELEVTETELDGSTDSTTDAAVVAGEESEVESAAPDSIDDSSEADADADADDAERDEDADAETGDDAESDEDEADALAAAAAKAEVDPAEEFKAKLRRQEGDWYVIHSYAGYENRVKANLETRIQTLDMEDYIFEIQVPMEEVVEIKNAQRKVINRVRIPGYVLVRMDLTDASWGAVRHTPGVTGFVGNAHNPVPLRLDEVFSMLAPVFEEEQAEKGKPVKHAAAPVDVDFEVGESVIVKEGPFETLPATISEIKVDSQTLVVLVSIFERETPVTLAFNQVTKI, from the coding sequence GTGTCTGAGCAGGAGCTCGAGGTAACTGAGACTGAGCTGGATGGGTCCACGGACAGCACAACAGACGCCGCGGTGGTAGCCGGGGAAGAGTCCGAGGTTGAGTCTGCTGCGCCCGATTCCATCGACGATTCCTCTGAAGCCGACGCTGACGCTGATGCTGACGACGCCGAACGCGACGAAGATGCCGACGCCGAAACGGGCGACGACGCTGAATCCGACGAAGATGAGGCCGACGCCTTGGCCGCAGCTGCCGCCAAGGCCGAGGTTGATCCGGCCGAGGAGTTCAAGGCCAAGCTGCGCCGCCAGGAAGGCGACTGGTACGTCATCCACTCCTACGCAGGTTACGAAAACCGCGTGAAGGCCAACCTTGAAACCCGCATCCAGACCCTGGACATGGAAGATTACATCTTCGAAATCCAGGTTCCCATGGAAGAAGTCGTGGAGATCAAGAACGCCCAGCGCAAGGTCATCAACCGCGTGCGCATCCCCGGCTACGTGCTGGTCCGCATGGACCTGACGGATGCCTCGTGGGGTGCCGTCCGGCACACCCCGGGTGTCACCGGATTCGTGGGCAACGCCCACAACCCCGTGCCGCTCCGCCTCGACGAGGTCTTCTCCATGCTCGCCCCGGTCTTCGAAGAAGAGCAGGCCGAGAAGGGCAAACCGGTCAAGCACGCCGCGGCTCCCGTGGACGTCGACTTCGAAGTTGGCGAGTCCGTCATCGTCAAGGAAGGTCCGTTCGAGACCCTCCCCGCGACGATCTCCGAGATCAAGGTCGATTCTCAGACCCTCGTGGTGCTGGTCTCCATCTTCGAACGCGAGACCCCGGTCACCCTGGCATTCAACCAGGTCACCAAGATCTAG
- the rplK gene encoding 50S ribosomal protein L11: protein MAPKKKVTGLIKLQIQAGAANPAPPIGPALGQHGVNIMEFCKAYNAATEAQRGNVIPVEITVYEDRSFTFITKTPPAAELIKKAAGVAKGSATPHTVKVAKLTQAQVNEIASTKMEDLNATSLEGAAKIIAGTARSMGITVEG from the coding sequence TTGGCTCCCAAGAAGAAGGTCACCGGCCTCATCAAGCTGCAGATCCAGGCAGGTGCCGCCAACCCGGCCCCGCCGATCGGTCCTGCGCTTGGCCAGCACGGTGTCAACATCATGGAATTCTGCAAGGCGTACAACGCTGCGACGGAAGCCCAGCGCGGCAACGTTATTCCTGTTGAAATCACGGTCTACGAAGACCGCTCGTTCACGTTCATCACCAAGACCCCGCCGGCTGCAGAGCTCATCAAAAAGGCTGCAGGCGTCGCCAAGGGTTCAGCTACCCCGCACACCGTCAAGGTTGCCAAGCTGACCCAGGCCCAGGTCAACGAGATCGCCTCCACCAAGATGGAAGACCTCAACGCCACCAGCCTCGAAGGCGCAGCGAAGATCATCGCCGGCACCGCCCGCTCCATGGGTATCACCGTCGAGGGTTAA